In Candidatus Sulfotelmatobacter sp., a genomic segment contains:
- a CDS encoding Gfo/Idh/MocA family oxidoreductase: MGVGVFGRNHARVYKELEQQGEPVRLLGVVDSDVNRADEVAREFGCKGFGSVHQMLTTHSELQAASVASPTVHHLSVASELMKAGVDVLIEKPLATTLAEADELVALAARHKRIAQVGHLERFNPAVRATIPLLTQPMFFEVHRLSVFTPRSLDVDVVLDLMIHDLDIVLAFAKSPVKEVRAVGLPILSGKVDIANVRLELESGCVANFTASRVSTERVRKLRFFQPRQYISLDYGRQEVLVFTVGQDGAAEGTPSANPQIGVSKPPVASEEPLHAELKSFLRAVRERSSPQVPLEDGRRALALALEIVAAIRDHGKKVNLAGIASAKL; this comes from the coding sequence GTGGGCGTGGGCGTTTTTGGACGCAATCATGCCCGAGTTTACAAGGAACTCGAACAACAAGGGGAACCGGTCCGGCTGCTGGGAGTGGTGGATAGCGATGTGAATCGCGCCGATGAGGTGGCCCGGGAGTTTGGCTGCAAGGGCTTCGGCTCGGTGCACCAGATGTTGACCACGCATAGCGAGTTGCAAGCCGCGTCGGTGGCGTCGCCGACCGTGCATCACCTGAGCGTGGCCAGCGAACTGATGAAGGCTGGCGTCGACGTTCTGATCGAAAAGCCGCTGGCGACAACTCTGGCCGAGGCCGACGAACTCGTCGCACTCGCCGCCAGGCACAAACGGATTGCGCAGGTCGGTCACCTTGAACGTTTCAATCCTGCGGTGCGCGCTACGATTCCGCTGCTGACGCAGCCTATGTTTTTCGAAGTCCACCGGCTGAGTGTATTTACTCCGCGATCGCTGGATGTGGATGTGGTGCTTGATCTCATGATCCACGATCTCGATATTGTGCTGGCGTTTGCCAAGTCGCCGGTCAAGGAAGTTCGCGCCGTCGGTCTGCCGATCTTGTCGGGCAAGGTGGACATTGCCAATGTGCGCCTGGAACTGGAATCGGGCTGCGTCGCCAACTTCACCGCCAGCCGAGTCTCCACCGAGCGCGTGCGCAAGCTGCGATTTTTTCAGCCGCGGCAGTATATTTCTCTCGATTATGGACGCCAGGAAGTTCTGGTCTTCACCGTCGGGCAGGATGGAGCGGCAGAGGGAACTCCTTCGGCGAATCCTCAGATAGGAGTGAGCAAGCCTCCGGTGGCTTCTGAAGAGCCGCTGCACGCGGAACTGAAGTCGTTCTTGCGCGCCGTGCGCGAGCGTTCCAGCCCGCAAGTTCCGCTCGAGGACGGGCGCCGCGCGCTGGCGCTCGCACTCGAGATTGTGGCGGCGATTCGCGATCACGGGAAGAAAGTGAATCTCGCCGGGATTGCGTCGGCGAAGCTCTGA
- a CDS encoding DMT family protein produces MRTIALLTISNIFMTFAWYGHLKYREVPLYKVIVISWLIAFFEYCFQVPANRIGSYEFTAAQLKTIQEVITLTVFAAFSVLYLKQPLRWNYLAGFALIVAAVAVIFKKW; encoded by the coding sequence ATGAGGACGATCGCACTGCTCACTATCTCCAACATCTTTATGACGTTCGCCTGGTATGGACATCTGAAATATCGCGAGGTGCCGCTCTACAAGGTGATTGTGATCAGCTGGCTGATCGCCTTCTTCGAATACTGCTTTCAGGTCCCAGCCAACCGCATCGGTTCATACGAATTCACCGCGGCGCAATTGAAGACCATCCAGGAGGTCATCACTCTGACGGTCTTCGCCGCCTTCTCGGTCCTGTACCTGAAGCAACCGCTGCGCTGGAATTACCTGGCCGGCTTCGCGCTGATCGTGGCTGCGGTGGCGGTGATCTTCAAAAAGTGGTGA
- a CDS encoding DinB family protein, which yields MRSKQAQMQSEASRIADQLQRAFYGSAWHGPALLELLEDVDAASAAAKPLPEVHSIWELVLHIAVWDAAGARRLSGEKCQPAGVANFPPAPAAREAAWRKAVAAAKRTHDALVKTVAALPDSRLRDRVPGKRYDFYHMLHGIAQHELYHAGQIAVLKKVLGR from the coding sequence ATGAGATCGAAGCAGGCACAAATGCAATCCGAAGCCAGCCGCATCGCCGACCAGCTTCAGCGCGCCTTCTACGGCAGCGCGTGGCACGGGCCGGCCTTGCTCGAACTGTTGGAGGACGTCGACGCTGCCAGTGCGGCTGCCAAGCCTCTGCCTGAAGTTCACAGCATCTGGGAACTGGTCTTGCACATTGCAGTGTGGGACGCCGCCGGGGCACGGAGGCTTAGTGGCGAGAAATGTCAGCCGGCGGGAGTGGCAAACTTTCCGCCGGCGCCGGCAGCGAGAGAGGCTGCCTGGCGCAAGGCGGTCGCCGCGGCGAAGCGCACGCACGATGCTCTCGTCAAAACAGTCGCCGCTCTGCCCGACTCACGGCTGCGAGATCGCGTTCCCGGCAAGCGCTATGACTTCTATCACATGCTGCATGGGATCGCGCAGCATGAGCTTTATCATGCGGGACAGATTGCGGTTCTGAAGAAGGTTTTGGGGCGGTAG
- the lpxI gene encoding UDP-2,3-diacylglucosamine diphosphatase LpxI (LpxI, functionally equivalent to LpxH, replaces it in LPS biosynthesis in a minority of bacteria.), which translates to MQRLGLIAGNGKFPFLVLDAARAQGYEVVVVAIKEETFPEIESRGAAVVRWVSLGELSKLIETFQREGVKRAIMAGQVKHKQIFSSIRPDWRLAKLLLSLTARNTDSLLGAVAKVLSDEGVTLESSTWLLEPLLAKSGVLTKREPTEQERKNIEYGRSVARQLAEHDIGQTVVIAESACVAVEAMEGTDATIERAGQIMRSLSSTSEIGDPRNNDPLKSDISTLSRALTVVKIAKPNQDMRFDVPVIGVKTIDVMQEAGATCLSLEAGKCLLLDGQKIIDAANTARIAIVANGI; encoded by the coding sequence ATGCAACGTCTCGGCCTCATCGCCGGCAACGGCAAGTTTCCTTTCCTGGTGCTCGACGCGGCGCGCGCGCAGGGATATGAAGTCGTGGTGGTCGCTATCAAGGAAGAAACTTTTCCAGAGATCGAATCTCGCGGGGCCGCGGTGGTGCGGTGGGTTTCGCTCGGGGAACTCTCGAAGCTGATTGAAACCTTTCAGCGCGAAGGGGTGAAGCGCGCCATTATGGCGGGGCAGGTGAAGCACAAGCAGATTTTTTCCAGCATCCGGCCAGACTGGCGGCTGGCTAAACTTCTGCTCTCTCTAACGGCACGCAATACGGATTCATTGCTGGGAGCGGTGGCGAAGGTGTTGAGCGACGAAGGCGTGACGCTCGAAAGCTCAACCTGGCTGCTCGAACCGCTGCTGGCGAAGTCCGGCGTGCTGACAAAGCGGGAGCCAACTGAGCAGGAGCGCAAGAATATCGAGTACGGGCGCAGTGTGGCCCGCCAACTTGCGGAGCACGATATTGGGCAGACAGTAGTCATTGCAGAATCTGCATGCGTTGCGGTTGAAGCCATGGAAGGCACCGACGCAACCATCGAGCGGGCTGGACAGATTATGCGGTCGTTGAGTAGCACCTCCGAGATTGGCGACCCTCGGAATAACGACCCCTTGAAGAGCGATATTTCCACGCTGAGCCGCGCTCTTACGGTGGTCAAAATTGCGAAGCCGAATCAGGATATGCGCTTCGATGTGCCCGTCATCGGCGTGAAGACGATCGACGTAATGCAGGAAGCGGGGGCGACTTGTCTCTCTCTGGAGGCGGGAAAATGCTTGCTCCTGGACGGGCAGAAGATTATCGACGCCGCCAACACGGCGAGAATCGCAATCGTCGCAAACGGGATTTGA
- the lpxA gene encoding acyl-ACP--UDP-N-acetylglucosamine O-acyltransferase — protein MNADASNVNSSNVHATAIIDSRAKVPASCNVGPYCVIGAEVELGEGCRLVSHVTIEGPTKIGAGNSFFPFTAIGMAPQDVTYKGEPTQLEIGDHNEIREFVTINRGTAKGGGVTKLGSHLLIMAYAHIGHDSVVGDYAMLVNGATLAGHAIVEEWAVVGALSAVHQFVRVGAHAYIGGGAMITQDVLPFSMTSAARENHAYGANKVGLERRGFSKDRIAKIQSAFKILLASKLNTSQALEALKSDADRGDDVDMMIRFIEVSERGVIK, from the coding sequence ATGAACGCAGATGCCAGTAACGTGAATTCCTCGAACGTGCACGCTACGGCGATTATCGATTCGCGCGCGAAGGTTCCTGCCTCCTGCAACGTCGGCCCCTACTGCGTGATTGGCGCCGAGGTTGAACTGGGGGAGGGGTGCCGGCTTGTCTCGCATGTAACGATCGAAGGGCCGACGAAAATCGGCGCGGGCAATAGCTTCTTCCCGTTCACCGCCATCGGCATGGCGCCGCAGGATGTGACTTACAAAGGCGAGCCGACGCAGCTTGAAATCGGCGATCACAACGAGATTCGCGAGTTCGTCACCATCAATCGGGGCACGGCGAAGGGCGGCGGCGTGACTAAGCTCGGCAGTCATCTGCTGATTATGGCGTACGCGCACATCGGGCACGACAGCGTGGTGGGCGATTACGCCATGCTGGTCAATGGCGCCACGCTCGCGGGCCACGCGATCGTGGAAGAATGGGCTGTCGTGGGCGCGCTGAGCGCGGTCCATCAGTTCGTGCGGGTCGGGGCGCACGCCTATATTGGCGGCGGAGCGATGATCACGCAGGATGTGCTGCCCTTCTCCATGACCTCGGCGGCGCGCGAAAATCATGCTTACGGCGCGAACAAAGTCGGCCTCGAACGCCGCGGCTTCTCGAAGGATCGCATCGCGAAGATCCAGAGCGCGTTCAAAATTTTGCTGGCGTCGAAGCTGAATACTTCGCAGGCGCTGGAGGCTTTGAAGTCCGACGCCGACCGCGGGGACGATGTCGATATGATGATCCGGTTTATCGAAGTGTCGGAGCGAGGAGTGATTAAGTGA
- the fabZ gene encoding 3-hydroxyacyl-ACP dehydratase FabZ, with protein sequence MNESIPVPDDSAGSAKTTLDINEIFKILPHRYPFLLIDRVIEVRRKERLVAIKNVTVNEPFFVGHFPQLPIMPGVLIVEALAQAGGVLLLIEFEDRSNKVLLFTGIERAKFRRPVSPGDQLRLEVEVTGWRTMQGMTAAKLEGLVYVDNKRVAEATLSCQLIDRTPGNAGAR encoded by the coding sequence ATGAATGAGAGCATCCCTGTGCCGGACGATTCGGCTGGCTCCGCAAAGACCACGCTCGATATCAACGAAATTTTCAAGATTCTTCCGCATCGTTATCCTTTTTTGCTGATCGATCGTGTGATCGAGGTGAGGCGCAAAGAGCGCCTCGTGGCCATTAAGAATGTGACCGTCAACGAGCCGTTCTTTGTCGGACACTTTCCCCAGTTGCCCATCATGCCCGGCGTGCTGATTGTGGAGGCGCTGGCGCAGGCGGGGGGAGTCCTTTTGTTGATCGAGTTCGAGGATCGCAGCAACAAAGTTCTGCTGTTCACCGGCATCGAGCGGGCGAAGTTCCGGCGTCCAGTGAGTCCCGGCGATCAACTGCGGCTCGAGGTGGAAGTGACCGGCTGGCGCACGATGCAAGGGATGACCGCTGCGAAGCTTGAGGGTCTCGTTTACGTGGACAACAAGCGTGTGGCGGAGGCAACCTTGTCATGCCAACTGATCGACCGAACGCCAGGGAACGCCGGTGCGAGGTAA
- a CDS encoding M20 family metallopeptidase — MPRQKKSSQKLQPEQARSNLVEPEAAEVTPPWPERLAYFEARQEAIVKTIGEFVEIESPSDNKHAADGMGAFLAGAFEAVGGRARVHHSEQFADSVQIDFSASVNAPGEALRPVLLLGHFDTVYPLGTLATMPSYVADGRMHGPGVLDMKSGIALMLYAIAALQAWRGGLPRPITVFLVSDEEVGSYSSRKITEALALESAAVLVLEPAASRGAVKTARKGVGEYVLNVKGVAAHAGLDPAKGHSAIRELARQIAAISKLNNLKLGISVNPGVIRGGTRTNVIAAEAAVEIDVRIANAEQAAALDRKLRALKPFDKHCNLTIEGGINRMPMERNAGVAALYEKAKAIAKQVDWKLEEAAVGGGSDGNFTAVLGIPTLDGMGGAGQGAHAVHEYIEIAELPRRALLLAGMIESA, encoded by the coding sequence ATGCCGCGCCAGAAAAAAAGTTCACAAAAGCTACAGCCGGAACAAGCGCGCTCCAACTTAGTTGAGCCCGAGGCTGCCGAGGTAACTCCGCCGTGGCCCGAGCGATTGGCCTACTTCGAAGCGCGACAGGAAGCGATCGTCAAGACCATCGGCGAATTCGTCGAGATCGAATCTCCCAGCGACAATAAGCACGCGGCCGACGGCATGGGTGCCTTCCTCGCAGGCGCCTTCGAGGCCGTCGGCGGACGCGCCCGCGTGCATCATTCCGAACAATTCGCCGACAGCGTGCAAATCGATTTTTCCGCAAGCGTCAATGCCCCGGGTGAAGCGCTTCGCCCCGTTCTGCTCCTCGGCCACTTCGATACCGTCTATCCTTTGGGAACGCTCGCCACCATGCCCTCCTATGTTGCTGATGGCCGCATGCATGGCCCCGGCGTACTCGACATGAAATCGGGCATCGCGCTGATGCTGTATGCGATCGCCGCGCTGCAAGCCTGGCGCGGCGGCCTGCCGCGCCCGATCACTGTGTTTCTGGTTTCCGACGAAGAAGTCGGCAGCTATTCTTCGCGAAAAATCACCGAGGCGCTGGCGCTGGAATCGGCTGCTGTACTCGTGCTCGAACCGGCCGCATCGCGCGGAGCCGTAAAGACCGCGCGCAAGGGCGTCGGCGAATACGTCCTCAACGTGAAGGGCGTCGCCGCGCACGCCGGTCTCGACCCCGCCAAGGGACACAGCGCTATCCGAGAACTGGCCCGCCAGATCGCCGCCATCTCGAAGCTGAACAATCTGAAGCTGGGTATCTCGGTAAATCCCGGCGTGATCCGCGGCGGAACCCGCACCAACGTCATCGCGGCCGAAGCCGCCGTCGAAATCGATGTACGCATCGCGAATGCCGAGCAGGCCGCTGCGCTCGATCGCAAACTGCGAGCGCTCAAGCCCTTCGATAAACACTGCAATCTCACCATCGAGGGTGGAATCAACCGCATGCCGATGGAGCGAAATGCCGGCGTCGCCGCACTCTACGAGAAAGCGAAAGCGATCGCGAAGCAAGTTGACTGGAAGCTCGAAGAGGCCGCGGTCGGCGGAGGCTCCGATGGAAACTTCACCGCCGTCTTGGGCATCCCGACCCTCGACGGCATGGGAGGCGCGGGCCAGGGAGCCCACGCTGTTCACGAATACATCGAGATCGCCGAGTTGCCGCGCCGCGCGCTGCTTCTGGCCGGAATGATCGAAAGCGCGTGA
- a CDS encoding EthD family reductase, protein MLKFMVVIYRRPDLTSEQFRRHLAEVHAALAKNLPGVRKYAQNYPIADPKRKAPQWSAIVELYFDSWDAMEAAWATPQGAASDADLSAFADLSRTAWSVVEEITLLP, encoded by the coding sequence TTGCTCAAGTTCATGGTTGTCATCTACCGCCGTCCCGATCTGACTTCAGAACAATTTCGGCGTCATCTCGCGGAGGTTCACGCGGCGCTCGCGAAGAATCTCCCGGGCGTCAGAAAGTATGCGCAGAATTATCCAATTGCCGATCCCAAGCGGAAGGCCCCGCAGTGGAGCGCTATCGTTGAACTTTATTTCGATAGTTGGGACGCGATGGAGGCGGCTTGGGCCACCCCGCAAGGCGCGGCCTCCGACGCCGACCTTAGTGCGTTCGCCGATTTGAGTCGCACAGCCTGGTCGGTGGTGGAAGAAATTACTCTGCTGCCGTAA
- a CDS encoding class I SAM-dependent methyltransferase, which yields MPKIRLRLIALLFLVCAAAFASAQDAASAQASPEQQRKTSEPYTGDLSVFDSPGRDERLQINRVMDILGIAPGKNVADIGAGSGWFTVRAARRVGARGLVYAVDINPEAIRHIGERAQNEGLQNVKTILSKPDDPLLPSDSVDAVLLLKAYHEVARPIELLRNLRAALRLGARVGVIDRNGNGEDHGVGREIVIREAKQAGYKLVETYDFVKGDKMDYFLVFTAAE from the coding sequence ATGCCGAAAATACGTCTTCGCCTGATTGCGCTGCTTTTTCTTGTCTGCGCGGCCGCGTTCGCCTCCGCCCAGGACGCCGCTTCCGCACAGGCCTCGCCGGAACAACAGAGAAAAACCAGCGAACCGTATACGGGAGATCTCTCGGTATTCGATTCGCCAGGACGCGACGAGCGGCTCCAAATCAATCGGGTGATGGACATTCTCGGCATCGCTCCGGGAAAGAATGTGGCCGACATTGGGGCGGGATCGGGCTGGTTTACGGTTCGGGCTGCGCGCCGCGTGGGCGCCCGTGGGTTGGTTTATGCAGTCGACATCAATCCTGAAGCGATTCGCCACATCGGCGAGCGGGCGCAGAACGAGGGGTTACAAAATGTGAAGACGATCTTGAGCAAGCCCGACGATCCGCTGCTGCCATCGGATTCGGTGGACGCTGTGCTCTTGCTGAAGGCTTACCACGAAGTTGCACGTCCGATCGAGTTGCTGCGCAACTTGCGCGCGGCGCTGCGCCTCGGCGCGCGGGTAGGAGTGATTGACCGCAACGGAAACGGAGAAGATCACGGAGTCGGCCGCGAGATCGTGATTCGCGAAGCCAAACAGGCGGGCTACAAGTTAGTCGAGACGTACGACTTCGTGAAGGGCGACAAGATGGATTATTTTCTGGTTTTTACGGCAGCAGAGTAA
- a CDS encoding twin-arginine translocase TatA/TatE family subunit produces MSAHALLRVSEYSYGGAMGEGLFSPLHLLLLVIIFLLLFGPSKFASVTKGLGKGLGDGYRNFKSAMNEGEQNKEEKEEKNVKTTDAKTSDEKKS; encoded by the coding sequence GTGTCGGCGCACGCACTACTGCGCGTCAGCGAATATTCCTACGGAGGAGCGATGGGTGAGGGTCTATTTTCTCCTTTACATCTGTTGTTGCTCGTGATCATTTTTCTGCTCCTCTTCGGGCCATCCAAGTTTGCCTCGGTGACCAAGGGCCTGGGCAAGGGTCTGGGTGATGGCTATCGCAACTTCAAGTCGGCGATGAACGAAGGCGAACAGAACAAAGAAGAGAAAGAAGAGAAAAACGTAAAGACGACCGATGCAAAGACGAGCGACGAGAAAAAGTCCTAG
- a CDS encoding Maf family protein: MLVLASASPRRQELLCNAGISFRVQPANVDETPLAAEAPRDYAERLAREKALAVSRLRPRDTVLGADTIVVVDNTILGKPRDADDAARMLRLLSGRLHSVITGVCLVGGTSGSSSAPLSHSKPGANIRGTGNRDLRTASETTLVAMNELSEDEIREYVATGEPMDKAGAYAIQGIASRWIPRIEGDYSNVVGLPVALVYRMLREMVGEDQAGRERD, from the coding sequence ATGCTCGTTCTCGCCTCCGCTTCACCTCGACGACAGGAACTACTTTGCAACGCAGGCATTTCCTTCCGCGTGCAACCCGCGAATGTCGACGAGACTCCGCTGGCGGCCGAGGCGCCGCGTGATTACGCCGAGCGGTTGGCGCGAGAGAAAGCTCTGGCAGTTTCGCGATTGCGGCCGCGCGATACCGTCCTGGGCGCAGACACGATTGTGGTGGTCGACAATACTATTCTCGGTAAACCCCGTGACGCGGACGATGCCGCGCGCATGCTGCGCCTTCTATCGGGGCGCCTGCATTCTGTGATCACAGGTGTTTGCCTGGTAGGGGGAACGTCTGGTTCGTCCTCCGCTCCTTTGTCCCACTCGAAGCCCGGAGCAAACATACGTGGAACTGGGAACCGAGATCTGAGAACTGCCTCCGAAACGACTCTGGTGGCGATGAACGAACTGTCCGAGGATGAGATTCGCGAGTACGTCGCGACCGGCGAGCCGATGGATAAAGCGGGGGCCTACGCGATTCAGGGAATAGCTTCGCGCTGGATTCCGCGGATTGAGGGCGATTACAGCAACGTAGTGGGGCTGCCGGTAGCGCTGGTGTATCGTATGTTGCGCGAGATGGTCGGCGAGGATCAGGCTGGTCGCGAGCGAGATTGA
- the lepA gene encoding translation elongation factor 4, producing the protein MDAAFIRNFAIIAHIDHGKSTLADRLLELTGSLTAREMQAQVLDSMDLERERGITIKAHAVRMNYTAQDGQTYQLNLIDTPGHVDFSYEVSRSLASCEGALLVVDASQGVEAQTLANSYLAINHGLEIIPVINKIDLQSADIPRTKEMIEGAVGLDATDAVLISAKTGQGVPDVLEAIVKRVPPPKGSPDNRLQALVFDSWFDPYRGVVVLTRVFQGTLRKGQRIRLMWNGTTFDAETLGVLTPKPVEINELSAGEVGFIIANIKNVADTKIGDTITDDTNPAIEPLPGFEEIKPMVFAGLYTVDAHEHTQLREALEKLRLNDSSFFFEPESSVALGFGFRCGFLGLLHMEIIQERLEREFNLDLITTAPGVRYKITKTDGTMVEIDNPSRWLDPSEIEKVEEPVILATILTNEEYVGGILKLVEEKRGKQKTFEYVSSSRVMLHYELPLNEIVLDFYDRLKSVSRGYASLDYHLAGYWESPMVKLDILVAGEPVDALSIIVHREFAYERGKLLVSKMRELIPRQMFEVPIQASIGAKIIARETVHAMRKNVIAKCYGGDISRKRKLLEKQKEGKKRMKRIGRVDIPQEAFLAVLKVGEGSN; encoded by the coding sequence ATGGACGCCGCTTTCATCCGCAATTTCGCGATTATCGCGCACATCGATCACGGCAAATCCACGCTGGCCGATCGCCTGCTGGAGTTGACCGGATCGCTGACCGCGCGCGAAATGCAGGCCCAGGTTCTCGATTCCATGGACTTGGAACGCGAGCGCGGCATCACCATCAAAGCTCACGCTGTGCGCATGAACTACACCGCGCAGGACGGCCAGACTTATCAGCTCAACCTGATCGACACTCCCGGCCACGTGGATTTTTCCTATGAAGTCTCGCGATCGCTCGCGTCGTGCGAGGGCGCGCTTCTTGTTGTCGACGCTTCGCAAGGAGTCGAAGCCCAGACCCTCGCCAACTCGTATCTCGCCATCAATCACGGTCTCGAAATCATCCCCGTCATCAACAAGATCGACCTGCAAAGCGCCGACATTCCCCGCACGAAAGAGATGATCGAAGGCGCAGTCGGCCTCGATGCCACCGACGCGGTCCTCATCAGTGCTAAGACCGGTCAGGGCGTCCCCGATGTGCTGGAGGCGATCGTAAAACGCGTTCCTCCGCCGAAGGGGTCGCCCGACAATCGGCTTCAGGCGCTGGTTTTCGACTCCTGGTTCGATCCTTATCGCGGCGTCGTCGTGCTCACTCGTGTGTTTCAGGGAACACTTCGCAAAGGACAGCGGATCCGCCTGATGTGGAATGGCACCACCTTCGACGCGGAAACTCTCGGCGTGCTCACCCCGAAGCCAGTCGAGATCAACGAACTCTCCGCCGGCGAAGTGGGATTCATTATCGCCAACATCAAGAATGTTGCCGACACAAAAATCGGCGACACCATTACCGACGACACCAACCCCGCCATCGAACCGCTGCCCGGCTTCGAAGAAATCAAGCCCATGGTCTTCGCCGGGCTCTATACCGTCGATGCCCACGAGCACACGCAACTGCGCGAGGCGCTCGAAAAATTGCGCCTCAACGATTCGTCATTCTTCTTTGAACCGGAAAGCTCCGTTGCGCTCGGCTTCGGCTTCCGCTGCGGCTTCCTCGGCCTGCTCCACATGGAGATCATTCAGGAGCGCCTGGAGCGCGAATTCAATCTCGACCTGATCACGACCGCCCCCGGCGTCCGCTACAAGATCACCAAGACCGACGGCACGATGGTCGAAATCGACAATCCGTCGCGTTGGCTCGATCCCAGCGAGATCGAAAAAGTCGAAGAACCGGTGATCCTCGCGACCATCCTGACCAATGAAGAGTACGTCGGCGGAATCCTGAAGCTCGTCGAAGAAAAACGCGGCAAGCAGAAAACTTTCGAATACGTCAGCTCCTCGCGCGTCATGCTGCATTATGAATTGCCCTTGAACGAAATCGTGCTCGACTTCTACGATCGCCTGAAGTCGGTCTCGCGCGGCTACGCCTCTCTCGACTATCACCTGGCCGGCTATTGGGAATCGCCCATGGTTAAACTCGACATCTTAGTCGCGGGCGAACCGGTCGACGCACTTTCCATCATCGTGCATCGTGAATTTGCTTACGAGCGCGGCAAGCTGCTGGTTTCAAAAATGCGCGAACTCATTCCCCGGCAGATGTTCGAAGTCCCAATCCAGGCTTCCATCGGAGCCAAGATCATCGCGCGCGAAACCGTCCACGCCATGCGCAAGAACGTCATCGCCAAATGCTACGGCGGCGACATTTCCCGTAAGCGCAAGCTGCTGGAAAAACAAAAAGAAGGCAAAAAGCGCATGAAGCGCATCGGCCGCGTCGACATCCCCCAGGAAGCCTTCCTGGCCGTTTTAAAAGTAGGCGAAGGCAGCAACTAG